One Nematostella vectensis chromosome 10, jaNemVect1.1, whole genome shotgun sequence genomic window carries:
- the LOC5521902 gene encoding putative fibroblast growth factor 1, which yields MTITMLTFLVAALSATQLTAAFPTTTTTPVTTQTTTTDVSRTEPLIELPTAQEKRKPCPKRKEKILPPSSFYAVRRLYSEHKFVIMIDRKGAVRGTTDIYSRYALMKIETAGLNGLFRAKAIATNLYLSMDSRGRLYTTRNRTEENVFRKKDSPSHGWFTYESYKYCDMYIGFKRNHHPRLGFKVKPGKHTAHFLEI from the exons ATGACGATCACCATGCTAACGTTTCTTGTCGCTGCGCTATCGGCAACACAGCTAACCGCCGCCTTTccgacaacaacaacgactCCGGTGACAACGCAAACAACCACTACCGACGTCTCGAGGACGGAACCACTGATTGAGTTACCGACGGCACAAGAGAAACGCAAACCGTGTCCGAAACGGAAAGAAAAAATTCTACCGCCATCATCTTTCTACGCAGTGCGCAGGCTTTACTCAGAGCATAAATTCGTCATTATGATTGACAGGAAAGGTGCTGTCAGGGGAACAACGGATATCTACAGCAGATATG CCCTAATGAAAATCGAGACGGCGGGCCTGAATGGACTTTTCCGCGCGAAGGCAATCGCAACAAACCTATATTTGTCCATGGACAGTAGAGGAAGACTATACACAACG AGAAATCGCACTGAGGAAAATGTGTTCAGAAAGAAGGACTCTCCGTCCCATGGCTGGTTCACATACGAAAGCTACAAATATTGCGATATGTACATCGGCTTCAAGAGAAACCACCATCCGAGGCTGGGCTTCAAAGTCAAACCCGGAAAACACACAGCCCATTTCTTAGAAATTTAG